From a single Tachypleus tridentatus isolate NWPU-2018 chromosome 6, ASM421037v1, whole genome shotgun sequence genomic region:
- the LOC143251634 gene encoding tubulin beta chain-like: MMPDEHGIDPIKTYQSKNVHHVMLVDLEPNTMYRVRCRRFGQLSRPDNFATFIGNSTAIQEIYFLWCNDEKMDEMEFTEAKSNMHELMSEYYQCQKATAEDEEEA; this comes from the coding sequence ATGATGCCTGACGAGCATGGTATCGACCCAATCAAAACTTACCAATCAAAGAACGTCCACCATGTTATGTTAGTGGATTTAGAGCCTAATACAATGTACAGAGTTAGATGTAGACGTTTTGGACAGCTGTCTCGACCTGATAATTTTGCTACCTTCATTGGAAATAGCACTGCTATCcaggaaatatattttctttggtGCAATGACGAAAAAATGGACGAAATGGAGTTTACTGAGGCAAAATCGAACATGCATGAACTGATGTCTGAATATTATCAGTGCCAGAAAGCAACTGCTGAGGACGAGGAAGAAGCTTAA